A window of the Candidatus Firestonebacteria bacterium RIFOXYD2_FULL_39_29 genome harbors these coding sequences:
- a CDS encoding transcription-repair coupling factor: protein MDDNKLKGLLLKSEAYLELLKKITENDLTKISGIKSSADAFFTYSLNKDTSRPVILVLPDNDSALRVYYDLQTFIEEGVFIFPAVEELEGVRLPASNEITEQRITGIKELLHGKFKAAVFTGASFLQSVPERKAFEGSIFKLGKGEEIKLVELVENLIRSGFTMEAFVEKKGEVSVRGGILDVFPFTEEHPVRVDFLGDTIETIKIFDLVTQKSIKEQEKVIIYPAGESGFPEGELLKYLPPDSIIYMEEQIFEDTKIPRVKGFSCIFNVHFNKADIVFNVKSNPSSNGDVSLAISGLEKLKENGTEVFLLFNSLGEKERFAEILLDSKSSFTGVYLDGSLQTGFNFTDAGVCFITDNEIFGRYANVRPAARRRKRFFKDGTPVKSVFEINTGEIVVHENYGIAKFLGLHSINVAGAKKDFVTLEYLNNDKLYVPVEDINKIQKYVGFEEKPVLSNLGTSQWEKAKEKAKEDVKKMATDLLELYAVRETLKGYSFSRDTEWQKEFEGSFMYEETKDQLRSVKEVKDDMEKGRPIDRLVCGDVGFGKTEVALRAAFKCAMDGKQTAFVCPTTILAEQHYNTFKERMADYPVSIGMLSRFGSKKEHTKTIAKLKTGGVDIVIGTHRLLQDDICFKDLGMIILDDEQKFGVAQKEKLKKIKQSVYCLSLSATPIPRTLYLSLSGIREISNINTPPAGRMPIQTYIIEYNEKLIKGAILKELKRGGEVYYVYNQVKTIKRAAARLARLVPEAKIAVAHGQLPGPELEKIMRDFYKKKYNVLVCSTIIEAGLDNPSANTIIIENADDLGLSQLYQLRGRVGRSRVQAYAYFTYPVKRALSETAMKRLNAIEECDELSMGYSIAMKDLEIRGAGNILGREQHGQIGKVGLELYMKLLKEAVNSAKGLPEIMAEENIEIDIKINAYLPEYYVKDSFLKINIYKDMMGAETPEETEKIKEELLDRFGKLPLETENLLKIVKIRIAAKILDITSIREEGNSIHFEMKKDGRGSFKTSPSDKLNDALNYFTKFADIRSLK, encoded by the coding sequence ATGGATGACAACAAGCTAAAAGGTTTGCTTCTAAAGAGCGAAGCATATCTTGAGCTTCTAAAAAAAATAACGGAAAATGACCTTACAAAAATCAGCGGAATAAAAAGTTCCGCTGATGCTTTTTTTACGTACTCATTAAATAAAGATACTTCCCGCCCTGTCATTCTGGTCCTTCCTGATAATGATTCTGCGCTTCGGGTTTATTATGACTTGCAGACTTTTATAGAAGAGGGGGTGTTTATTTTTCCCGCGGTGGAAGAGCTGGAGGGTGTAAGGCTTCCGGCATCGAATGAAATTACAGAGCAGAGAATAACAGGAATAAAAGAACTGCTTCATGGGAAGTTTAAAGCTGCAGTTTTTACCGGAGCCTCGTTTTTACAGTCCGTACCCGAAAGAAAAGCATTTGAGGGGTCAATATTTAAATTAGGGAAAGGTGAAGAAATAAAGCTGGTGGAACTGGTAGAAAACCTTATCAGGTCAGGTTTCACCATGGAGGCTTTTGTTGAAAAAAAAGGTGAAGTGTCGGTTCGAGGCGGAATCCTTGATGTTTTTCCGTTCACAGAAGAACATCCGGTAAGAGTAGATTTCTTGGGAGATACAATAGAGACAATAAAGATCTTTGATCTTGTAACGCAAAAATCCATAAAGGAACAGGAGAAAGTAATAATATACCCTGCCGGTGAAAGTGGTTTTCCGGAAGGCGAGTTACTCAAATATCTCCCTCCGGATTCAATTATTTACATGGAAGAGCAGATCTTCGAAGATACAAAAATACCACGGGTGAAGGGGTTTTCATGCATTTTCAATGTTCATTTCAACAAGGCAGATATAGTTTTTAATGTAAAAAGTAATCCTTCCTCAAACGGTGACGTAAGTCTTGCAATTTCCGGGCTGGAAAAACTAAAAGAAAACGGGACGGAGGTGTTCCTGTTATTTAACAGCTTGGGAGAAAAAGAAAGATTTGCCGAGATACTTTTAGACAGCAAGAGCTCTTTTACCGGAGTATATCTTGACGGTTCCTTGCAGACAGGTTTCAATTTTACCGATGCCGGGGTTTGCTTTATCACCGATAATGAAATCTTTGGCCGGTATGCAAACGTAAGACCGGCGGCCAGAAGGAGAAAACGCTTTTTTAAGGACGGAACCCCGGTTAAAAGTGTATTTGAAATTAACACCGGTGAAATAGTTGTACATGAAAATTACGGTATTGCGAAGTTCTTGGGACTGCACAGTATAAATGTAGCCGGCGCAAAAAAAGATTTTGTAACACTGGAATATTTAAACAATGACAAACTCTATGTGCCGGTCGAAGATATAAATAAAATCCAAAAGTACGTGGGTTTTGAAGAGAAACCCGTGCTTTCCAATCTGGGAACTTCTCAATGGGAAAAGGCTAAAGAAAAAGCAAAGGAAGATGTAAAAAAGATGGCAACGGATCTTCTGGAGCTTTACGCGGTAAGAGAAACTTTAAAAGGTTACAGTTTTTCCAGGGATACAGAATGGCAGAAGGAATTCGAAGGTTCCTTCATGTATGAGGAAACAAAAGATCAGCTTCGTTCCGTTAAGGAAGTAAAAGATGACATGGAAAAAGGAAGGCCGATAGACAGGCTGGTCTGCGGAGATGTCGGTTTCGGCAAGACTGAAGTAGCGCTTCGAGCTGCTTTTAAATGCGCTATGGACGGGAAACAAACGGCGTTTGTCTGTCCTACAACTATTCTTGCCGAGCAGCATTACAATACTTTTAAAGAAAGAATGGCGGATTACCCAGTGAGTATCGGAATGCTTTCAAGGTTTGGCAGTAAGAAAGAACATACAAAGACAATAGCTAAATTAAAAACAGGCGGAGTGGATATAGTAATCGGGACGCACCGGCTGCTGCAGGATGATATTTGTTTTAAGGACCTTGGAATGATAATACTGGATGACGAACAAAAATTTGGGGTGGCGCAGAAAGAAAAGTTAAAAAAAATAAAACAAAGCGTTTATTGTCTTAGTCTGTCTGCAACTCCGATCCCGCGGACTCTTTATCTTTCGCTTTCCGGGATAAGAGAAATAAGTAATATTAATACCCCTCCGGCGGGCAGAATGCCTATACAGACCTATATTATTGAATATAACGAAAAACTTATTAAGGGAGCGATATTAAAGGAGCTAAAACGGGGCGGAGAAGTTTACTATGTCTACAACCAGGTTAAAACTATAAAACGGGCGGCTGCCAGGCTGGCGAGGCTGGTACCTGAGGCAAAAATAGCCGTGGCTCACGGACAGCTTCCCGGGCCGGAACTTGAAAAAATAATGAGGGATTTCTACAAGAAAAAATATAATGTGCTGGTCTGCTCTACTATAATTGAAGCCGGATTGGATAATCCTTCCGCAAATACTATAATAATAGAAAATGCGGATGATCTCGGGTTGTCCCAGCTTTATCAGCTCAGGGGAAGGGTGGGGAGAAGCAGAGTACAGGCCTACGCCTATTTTACCTATCCTGTAAAAAGAGCTCTTTCCGAGACAGCTATGAAAAGGCTTAATGCAATAGAAGAGTGCGATGAACTGTCCATGGGTTATTCTATCGCCATGAAGGATCTTGAGATACGCGGGGCCGGAAATATTTTAGGGAGAGAACAGCACGGGCAGATAGGTAAGGTGGGACTGGAATTATACATGAAACTCTTAAAGGAAGCGGTTAACTCGGCAAAGGGGCTTCCGGAAATAATGGCAGAAGAAAATATAGAGATAGATATAAAGATCAACGCCTATCTGCCGGAGTATTATGTAAAGGACTCGTTCCTTAAAATAAATATCTATAAAGATATGATGGGCGCGGAGACTCCGGAAGAGACGGAAAAAATAAAAGAAGAACTGCTCGACAGGTTCGGAAAACTTCCGCTTGAGACAGAAAATTTGCTTAAGATAGTTAAAATAAGGATAGCGGCAAAAATATTGGATATAACCTCTATCAGGGAGGAAGGCAATAGTATTCATTTTGAGATGAAAAAAGACGGGCGAGGTTCTTTTAAAACCTCACCCTCCGATAAACTGAACGATGCGTTAAATTACTTTACAAAGTTTGCTGATATCAGATCCCTCAAGTAA
- a CDS encoding zinc metalloprotease HtpX has protein sequence MLYEEISSNKYKTAFLVILFVILVLFLGYVFGEVSGFGHFGFLLAAMISFIMAWGSYYYSDQIVLSISHAVPADPKDHAYLINTVEGLCLAAGLPRPKVYVIYDTAPNAFATGRDPSHAAVVFTTGIIEKLNRQELEGVIAHELSHVKNYDILISTVSVVMVGTVTLLSDWMLRNVRWSKLGGRGRGSGGYLGLALLLASIILAILSPFIAQLMHFAISRRREFQADASAALLTRYPPGLASALEKISKDTEPLEVANKATAHLFIANPFKNIGGMTSKLFDTHPPIEERIKILKAM, from the coding sequence ATGCTTTATGAAGAAATATCCTCCAATAAATACAAAACGGCATTTCTAGTAATACTTTTTGTAATTTTAGTACTGTTTCTTGGTTATGTTTTTGGCGAGGTTTCCGGATTTGGTCATTTTGGGTTTTTACTTGCCGCAATGATTTCGTTTATTATGGCCTGGGGAAGCTATTATTATAGTGATCAAATAGTGCTTTCGATATCTCACGCTGTTCCCGCGGATCCAAAGGACCACGCTTATTTAATTAATACTGTAGAAGGTCTTTGTCTTGCGGCAGGGCTTCCGAGGCCTAAAGTCTACGTAATATATGATACCGCCCCGAACGCTTTTGCCACAGGAAGGGATCCTTCTCATGCCGCGGTGGTTTTTACGACGGGAATAATAGAAAAACTGAACCGGCAGGAGTTGGAAGGTGTTATAGCTCATGAATTGTCGCATGTGAAAAACTATGACATACTTATATCCACCGTTTCCGTGGTGATGGTCGGAACGGTGACTTTACTTTCGGATTGGATGCTTCGCAATGTCAGGTGGTCAAAGCTTGGAGGAAGAGGGCGGGGATCCGGCGGATATCTCGGTCTTGCTCTGCTTTTAGCATCTATTATTCTGGCTATTTTATCCCCTTTCATTGCTCAATTAATGCATTTTGCAATTTCCAGAAGGCGTGAATTTCAGGCGGATGCTTCTGCGGCGCTTTTAACCAGGTATCCTCCGGGGCTGGCGAGCGCCCTCGAAAAAATATCCAAAGATACCGAACCGCTGGAAGTTGCCAACAAAGCCACCGCCCATCTTTTTATTGCCAACCCTTTTAAAAATATAGGCGGTATGACAAGTAAGCTTTTTGATACTCACCCGCCTATTGAAGAAAGAATAAAAATCCTGAAGGCAATGTAA
- a CDS encoding ABC transporter ATP-binding protein, whose protein sequence is MESIKITELVKKYDKVTAVNGINLTIDEGEIFGLLGPNGAGKTTTLMMLSTLLKPTSGLAIVNGYNVVTHPDEVRESIGMVFQDPSSDTLLTGYENLKLHALMYNLPWKAIDKKIESVLELVDLQKRKYDIVKKYSGGMRRRLEIARGLLHEPKIFFLDEPTLGLDPQTRQHIWEYIRALAKKIKMTIIVTTHYMEEAEKLCSRIGIVDHGKIVALDSPVNLIRSTGGDMVNLKGKNLNLKEIEKLPFVKGIKNVEGKYLISVENAGKNLQQLLSLSGEVEFVEVHSPDLNDVFLFYTGREMREAGEEVSFMQDAMRTS, encoded by the coding sequence ATGGAAAGTATTAAGATAACGGAACTTGTAAAAAAATATGATAAGGTGACTGCGGTTAATGGGATTAATCTTACCATTGATGAAGGGGAGATCTTCGGGCTTCTCGGGCCTAACGGGGCGGGGAAGACTACTACTTTAATGATGCTGTCAACGCTTTTAAAGCCTACTTCGGGTCTGGCTATTGTTAATGGATATAATGTTGTAACGCATCCGGATGAAGTCAGGGAGTCAATAGGGATGGTTTTTCAGGATCCCAGTTCGGATACTCTGCTTACGGGATACGAGAATTTAAAACTCCATGCGCTTATGTATAATCTTCCCTGGAAAGCTATTGATAAAAAAATAGAAAGCGTATTGGAACTTGTTGATCTGCAGAAAAGGAAATATGATATAGTGAAAAAGTATTCCGGGGGAATGAGAAGACGACTGGAGATAGCAAGAGGACTGCTTCACGAACCAAAGATATTTTTTCTGGATGAACCTACCCTTGGGCTGGATCCGCAGACCAGACAGCATATCTGGGAGTATATTAGGGCACTGGCGAAAAAAATAAAGATGACTATAATTGTTACGACGCATTACATGGAGGAAGCTGAGAAACTTTGCAGCAGGATAGGTATAGTGGATCACGGGAAGATAGTGGCGCTGGATTCTCCGGTAAATCTTATACGCTCGACCGGCGGGGATATGGTTAACCTGAAAGGCAAGAACCTGAATCTGAAAGAGATTGAAAAACTTCCTTTTGTTAAAGGTATAAAAAATGTAGAAGGGAAATATTTAATTTCCGTGGAAAATGCGGGAAAGAATTTGCAGCAGTTACTTTCTCTTTCGGGCGAAGTTGAATTTGTAGAAGTACACTCTCCGGACTTAAACGATGTCTTTTTATTTTATACCGGAAGAGAAATGCGGGAAGCAGGAGAGGAAGTAAGCTTTATGCAAGATGCGATGAGGACATCCTGA
- a CDS encoding alanine dehydrogenase: MIVGVPKEVKENEFRVGMVPSGVEALVRAGHKVIVEKNAGFGSGILDAEYKKAGAQIKGTNKEVYKQADMIVKVKEPIRMEYSLLRENQIVFTYFHFAADLVLTKAVVKSKCIAIAYETVEEGGTLPLLTPMSEIAGRMAVQEGAKYLEKPMMGRGVLLGGVPGVAPCEVVVIGGGIVGTNAAKMAAGLGAKVTLLDVNLDRLRYLDDIMPKNVTFLMSNGYNIREQAKKADLLIGAVLVKGAKAPTLVSKETIKAMKHGAVVVDVAIDQGGCIETVRPTSHAHPTFIYGGVVHYCVTNMPGAVGRTSTFALTNATFPYALKIANLGAEESIKKMPGLAKGLNMYKGKITYKAVADTFKMPYVPVENALN, translated from the coding sequence ATGATCGTAGGAGTGCCAAAAGAGGTAAAAGAAAATGAGTTTAGGGTGGGAATGGTTCCCTCCGGAGTGGAAGCTCTTGTCAGAGCGGGACATAAAGTAATTGTTGAGAAAAACGCCGGATTTGGAAGCGGCATACTGGATGCTGAATACAAAAAAGCGGGAGCGCAAATAAAAGGTACAAATAAAGAAGTTTACAAGCAGGCGGATATGATCGTTAAAGTGAAAGAACCGATCCGCATGGAATATTCCTTACTTCGAGAAAATCAGATTGTGTTCACATATTTTCATTTTGCAGCGGATTTGGTTCTTACCAAAGCAGTTGTAAAGAGCAAATGTATTGCAATAGCTTACGAGACTGTTGAAGAAGGCGGAACGCTTCCTCTTTTGACTCCTATGAGTGAGATTGCCGGAAGAATGGCGGTGCAGGAAGGCGCAAAATATCTGGAAAAACCGATGATGGGACGCGGTGTACTGCTTGGCGGCGTGCCCGGTGTCGCTCCTTGTGAAGTCGTTGTGATCGGCGGCGGTATAGTCGGGACAAATGCAGCTAAGATGGCGGCGGGACTTGGCGCGAAAGTAACTCTTCTTGATGTTAATTTGGACAGGCTGAGATATCTTGATGATATAATGCCAAAGAATGTAACCTTCCTTATGTCAAACGGCTACAACATAAGAGAACAGGCAAAAAAAGCGGATCTTTTAATCGGCGCAGTTCTTGTGAAAGGTGCAAAAGCCCCGACTCTGGTATCGAAAGAAACTATCAAAGCAATGAAGCACGGCGCAGTTGTGGTGGATGTGGCTATTGATCAGGGCGGCTGTATTGAAACAGTGCGTCCGACATCACACGCCCATCCGACTTTTATCTACGGCGGAGTTGTCCATTATTGCGTGACGAATATGCCCGGTGCTGTGGGAAGAACCTCAACATTCGCGTTAACCAATGCAACCTTCCCGTATGCTCTGAAAATTGCAAACCTCGGTGCCGAAGAATCCATAAAGAAAATGCCCGGACTTGCAAAAGGCTTGAATATGTACAAAGGAAAGATAACCTACAAAGCCGTTGCGGACACGTTCAAGATGCCCTACGTTCCGGTAGAAAACGCGCTAAATTAG
- a CDS encoding DNA repair protein RadA: protein MKAKVKFVCQNCGYESARWLGKCSECNSWNSFVEEKTVTEKSQKYTFEAGKTSKVSAITDIEGREEDRYNTGINELNKVLGGGLVIGSLVLIGGEPGIGKSTLVLQMCNELSKKYGSVLYISGEESISQIKMRANRLKAVSKDIFLVSETNIKVIEKHIYEAKPKVVIIDSIQTIFNEDIPSAPGSVSQVRENATKLMYISKGSGVSIFLVGHVTKDGSIAGPRVLEHLVDTVLYFEGDKNHNFRILRSYKNRFGPANEIAVFEMAEGGLKEVENPSALFLAERTADASGSVIISAMEGTRPFLVEIQALVSPSYFGMPQRRASGVDYNRFTLLAAVLEKRGGFNLANQDIFVNVAGGVSVDEPAADLGVVVAIASSIRDIPTDAKTVCFGEVGLGGEIRAVSQVTERIKEAARLGFTKCIVPQSNMNGLVIKDKIQVQGARYIRDVLNTIF, encoded by the coding sequence ATGAAAGCTAAAGTGAAGTTCGTTTGTCAGAATTGCGGGTATGAGTCGGCCAGGTGGCTGGGGAAGTGTTCGGAGTGTAACAGCTGGAACTCTTTTGTGGAAGAGAAGACTGTTACGGAGAAAAGTCAAAAGTATACGTTTGAAGCGGGAAAGACCAGTAAAGTATCAGCTATAACGGATATAGAAGGGCGCGAAGAAGACAGGTATAATACAGGGATTAATGAATTAAATAAAGTTCTGGGCGGCGGGCTGGTGATCGGCTCTCTGGTTCTTATCGGGGGAGAGCCGGGTATCGGAAAGTCCACTTTGGTACTTCAAATGTGTAATGAGTTAAGCAAAAAGTACGGGTCGGTGCTTTATATTTCCGGGGAAGAGTCAATTTCTCAGATTAAGATGAGGGCAAACCGCTTGAAAGCGGTATCCAAAGATATTTTTCTGGTCTCGGAAACAAATATTAAAGTTATCGAAAAACATATATATGAGGCAAAACCTAAAGTTGTAATAATTGACTCGATCCAGACAATATTTAATGAAGATATTCCTTCTGCGCCGGGGAGTGTTTCTCAGGTCCGGGAAAATGCCACAAAGTTGATGTATATCAGTAAAGGCAGCGGAGTTTCTATTTTTCTGGTCGGTCACGTTACCAAGGACGGTTCAATCGCCGGACCGAGAGTTCTCGAACATCTTGTGGATACAGTACTATATTTTGAGGGAGATAAAAACCATAATTTTAGAATTCTCCGTTCTTATAAAAATAGATTTGGGCCTGCTAATGAGATAGCTGTCTTTGAAATGGCAGAAGGCGGACTTAAAGAAGTTGAAAATCCTTCTGCATTATTTCTGGCGGAACGCACCGCTGATGCTTCAGGATCTGTTATAATTTCTGCAATGGAAGGTACCAGACCGTTTCTGGTAGAAATTCAGGCGCTTGTATCTCCTTCATATTTTGGGATGCCTCAAAGAAGAGCAAGCGGCGTGGATTATAACAGGTTCACCCTTTTGGCGGCGGTTTTGGAGAAACGGGGCGGATTTAATCTGGCAAATCAGGATATTTTTGTAAATGTAGCGGGAGGAGTTTCAGTAGATGAACCCGCGGCGGATTTGGGAGTAGTTGTTGCCATAGCTTCAAGCATCAGAGATATTCCTACCGATGCAAAAACAGTATGTTTCGGGGAAGTAGGCCTCGGAGGTGAAATTCGCGCAGTATCCCAGGTGACGGAAAGAATAAAAGAAGCAGCCCGTCTCGGATTTACTAAATGTATTGTACCCCAGTCCAATATGAACGGGCTTGTTATAAAAGACAAGATACAGGTGCAGGGGGCGAGATACATTAGAGACGTTTTGAATACCATATTTTAG